A window of Apium graveolens cultivar Ventura chromosome 8, ASM990537v1, whole genome shotgun sequence contains these coding sequences:
- the LOC141677598 gene encoding putative transcription factor PosF21, with product MEKDISLNLGGGLLPPSGRFSALPPPGNALHMKTEPSGSTALPPLRPDSLSDSGRFAQGMSSDTNHFSYDISQMPDNPPKTLGHRRAHSEILTLPDDLSFDSDLGVVGGLDGPSFSDDTEEDLFSMYLDMDKFNASSATSSFQVGEQSYASGQPSTNPAVSAPAAPATENVVTTSTERPRVRHQHSQSMDGSSTIKPEMLMSGTEDTSSVEAKKSMSAAKLAELALVDPKRAKRIWANRQSAARSKERKMRYIAELERKVQAMQTEATTLAAQLTLLQRDTNGLTAENSELKLRLQTTEQQVHLQDALNDALKEEIQHLKLLTGQNVVNGGPMMNYTPSYGVNQQFYPNNQNMHSMLTAHQFQQLKLHPQKQQNQFQHQQLHQFQQQQLQQQQQQREQHVSLAGDMKMKGSTSSTSVGESSPDINMHMSKD from the exons ATGGAGAAGGATATATCTTTGAACCTAGGTGGGGGTTTACTTCCGCCTTCAGGCAGGTTTTCAGCTTTACCACCTCCTGGGAATGCTCTCCATATGAAGACAGAGCCATCAGGTTCAACTGCATTGCCTCCTCTGCGACCTGATAGTCTTTCAGACTCTGGTCGATTTGCTCAAGGGATGTCTTCAGATACTAATCACTTCAGCTATGATATAAGCCAAATGCCTGATAACCCACCTAAAACTTTAGGCCACAGACGGGCCCACTCAGAAATTCTTACGTTACCCGATGATCTTAGCTTTGATAGTGATCTAGGTGTTGTGGGTGGTTTGGATGGACCGTCATTTTCAGATGACACAGAAGAAGATCTGTTTTCAATGTATCTTGATATGGATAAGTTCAATGCTTCATCTGCCACATCTTCCTTCCAAGTTGGTGAACAGTCATATGCGTCAGGACAACCGTCAACTAATCCCGCGGTTTCTGCCCCAGCTGCTCCTGCAACTGAGAACGTGGTCACTACCTCTACCGAGAGACCTAGGGTTAGACATCAACATAGCCAGTCCATGGATGGGTCCAGTACGATTAAACCAGAAATGCTCATGTCAGGTACAGAAGACACATCTTCTGTTGAAGCTAAGAAATCAATGTCTGCTGCTAAGCTTGCTGAGCTTGCTCTGGTTGACCCAAAACGTGCTAAAAG GATATGGGCAAACAGGCAGTCAGCCGCCAGATCTAAAGAGAGGAAAATGAGGTACATAGCTGAGCTTGAGAGGAAAGTACAAGCTATGCAAACGGAGGCGACAACTCTGGCTGCTCAATTGACCCTGTTGCAG AGAGATACAAATGGTCTGACAGCTGAAAACAGTGAACTGAAGCTGAGGTTGCAGACAACGGAACAACAGGTTCACTTGCAAGATG CATTAAACGATGCTCTCAAGGAAGAAATCCAGCATCTTAAACTGCTGACCGGCCAAAACGTTGTGAATGGGGGTCCTATGATGAACTATACTCCATCATATGGAGTGAATCAGCAATTTTATCCTAACAACCAGAATATGCACTCAATGTTAACTGCCCACCAATTTCAACAACTCAAGCTCCATCCTCAGAAACAACAGAATCAATTTCAGCACCAGCAACTCCATCAGTTCCAGCAACAACAAttgcagcagcagcagcagcaacgGGAGCAACATGTTTCTCTAGCCGGAGACATGAAGATGAAAGGTTCAACATCATCAACCAGTGTGGGGGAGAGCTCTCCAGACATCAACATGCATATGTCAAAGGATTAG
- the LOC141677016 gene encoding protein STRICTOSIDINE SYNTHASE-LIKE 13 has translation MPICNTNAHTLVNMVKGKCLPKDEVVLQHPILVFLFLVVGFIVMDPFGLSPVGGHDFRPVKNEIASYDQVMENWPIDNHSRLARGDQVFVDEVFGPESLEFDIYGRGPYAGLADGRIVRWMGQEGGGWETFAYVSRNWSEKICAKGVNSTTYKQWEFEKQCGRPLGLRFDKKSGDLYIADAYFGLLVVGPKGGHATPLATHVAGKPILFANDLDIHHNGSVFFTDSSKRYDRVDHFFIMLEGEATGRLLRYDPPTKTTHVVLDGLAFPNGVQFSRDHSFLLYTETTNCRLVKYWVEGPKSGTREIMANLPGFPDNVRMNEKGEFWVAIDCCRTRAQEVLINNPWMRSVYFRLPVRMRYLARLVGMNMYSVVSRFNEKGDILDVLEDKKGVVMKLVSEVREEKGKLWIGTVAHNHIATLALDTLL, from the exons ATGCCAATCTGCAACACAAATGCGCACACACTTGTAAACATGGTGAAAGGAAAGTGCTTGCCAAAAGATGAAGTTGTATTACAACACCCGATTCTCGTTTTCCTTTTTCTAGTAGTAGGGTTTATTGTAATGGATCCATTTGGTTTGAGTCCTGTTGGAGGACATGACTTCAGGCCGGTGAAAAATGAAATTGCCTCGTATGATCAAGTCATGGAGAATTGGCCTATAGACAATCATAGTCGACTGGCACGAGGAGATCAAGTGTTTGTGGATGAAGTTTTTGGTCCTGAATCCTTGGAGTTTGACATTTATGGGCGTGGCCCTTATGCAGGGCTAGCCGATGGTCGCATTGTAAGATGGATGGGACAAGAGGGAGGAGGCTGGGAAACATTTGCATATGTGTCAAGAAACTG GTCTGAGAAGATTTGTGCTAAAGGTGTTAATTCAACAACATACAAGCAGTGGGAATTCGAGAAACAATGTGGGCGACCTCTAGGTTTGAGGTTTGATAAAAAGAGTGGTGATTTATACATAGCAGATGCCTATTTCGGACTCTTGGTTGTTGGGCCTAAAGGAGGACATGCCACTCCCTTGGCTACACATGTAGCAGGGAAGCCTATACTCTTTGCCAATGACCTTGACATTCATCATAATGGTTCTGTTTTCTTCACAGATTCTAGCAAGAGATACGACAGAGT GGATCATTTCTTTATAATGCTGGAAGGAGAAGCCACTGGTAGGCTTCTTAGATATGATCCTCCTACAAAAACAACGCATGTAGTGTTGGATGGCTTGGCTTTCCCAAATGGAGTACAATTTTCCAGAGACCACTCTTTTCTCCTCTATACTGAAACTACCAATTGCAG GCTTGTGAAATATTGGGTGGAGGGTCCGAAAAGTGGCACTAGAGAAATAATGGCGAACCTACCGGGATTCCCAGACAACGTAAGGATGAACGAAAAGGGTGAATTTTGGGTGGCAATAGATTGTTGTAGGACACGGGCACAAGAAGTTTTGATCAACAATCCATGGATGAGGAGTGTATACTTTAGACTACCAGTTCGGATGAGATACTTGGCTAGATTGGTTGGAATGAACATGTACTCGGTGGTGTCAAGGTTCAATGAGAAAGGTGACATCTTGGATGTTCTTGAAGATAAGAAGGGTGTAGTCATGAAACTAGTAAGTGAAGTCAGGGAAGAAAAAGGAAAGCTTTGGATCGGAACCGTGGCTCATAACCATATTGCTACACTTGCACTTGATACTTTACTTTAG